The genomic window GCTCCGAGTCCGACCTCGGACCGATCGCCGCGGATCCTCGCTGGCGGACGCCGACGCCCAGGCCCGGCGCCCGCCCGTGGACGGACGACCGATCCGACCTGGCGTCGTACCTCGTCCTCGGCGGCCGGAGGCTGCCCGCCGCGCGGTCGGATCGATGAGGCTCAGAACCGCTCCCCCACCATCGCCTCGCTCCTGGCCCACAGGGCCGCGGCCCGCTCGGGATCGAGCGCGTAGGCCCGCACGCCGCCGAGCACGGGGTTGATCGGCCCGTCGCTGATCGCCGAGACGTGGCAGTCCTCGCAGTAGCGGCCGCCGACCTCCTCGGCGGGGGCGACGAAGCCCGCCCAGACCGACGTCGCGGCGCCCTGGGGGATCGTCTTCCAGCGGAAGGGCGGCAGCCCCTTCGCGGCCAGCTCGGCGTTGATCTCCGCCAGCCTCGCCTCGAGGGCCTCGTCGCCGCCGAGGTGCCGCCCGAGCTCGGTCCGGATGCCGCCCGGGTGCAGCGCGGTCGCCCGCACGCCGCGGCCGCGATGCCGGCGGTCGAACTCGACGGCGAAGAGGATGTTCGCGGTCTTCGAGCGGCCGTACGCCTTCCACGGCTCGTAGGGCGTCCGCTCGAAGTTCGGGTCGTCGAGGTCCACGTCCCCGTAGCGATGCCCCGCGGAGGAGACGTTCACCAGCCGCCCGCCCGGCGCGATCAGGCCCGCGATCCGGTTGACGAACACGAAGTGCCCCAGGTGGTTCGTCCCGAACTGCGTCTCGAAGCCGTCCGCCGTGTGCCCGAGGGGCGTGGCCATCGTCCCGGCGTTGGCGATCACCACGTCGATCGGCCGCCCGTCGGCGACGAGGGCGTCGGCGCAGGCCCGGACGCTCGCCAGCGAGGCGAGGTCCATCTCGACCAGCTCCAGCCCGCCGCCATTGGCCGCTCCCTCGAGGACGTGCGCGGTCGCCTTCCTCGCCTTGCCAAGGTCCCTCGCCGTGCCGACCACCCTCGCCCCGTGCGCCGCGAGCGCCCGCGCCGTCTCCACGCCCAGCCCGGCCGACACGCCCGTCACGAGCACCCGCTTGCCGCCCAGGTCCACCCCCTCGAGCACGTCGTCGGTCGTCGATTCCGCGTTGAAAGGCCCCGCCATGGTCATCTCCCCCCCTCTGCCGCCCTACTCCCCCCGGCGGATGACGACCCGCCCCGGATGGAGTAAGATTGAAACGGAGAGCGTCTCCGGAAAAATACGGAGGATGCCTCCGTTTTTCAAGGGGTGATCCTCATGCCGGCTGGTGGAGGGGAGTCGCCGGGCCGCAAGCCGCGGGCCGACGCGCAGCGGAACCGGGCCCACCTGCTCGACGTGGCGAAGTCGGCCTTCGCGGAGAAGGGGTCGGCGGCCAGCCTGGACGAGATCGCGAGGAGGGCGGGGGTGGGGATCGGGACGCTCTACCGCCACTTCCCGACGAGGGACGCCCTGATCGAGGCGGTCTATCGCAACGAGGTCGAGCAGCTCGGCGAGGCGGCGAGCAGGCTGGCGGCGGAGTGCCCGCCGGTGGAGGCGTTGCGCGCGTGGCTCTTGCTGTTCGTCGAGTATCTGGGGACCAAGCGCGGGATGTCCGAGGCGCTCGACTCGCTCGTCGGGGGGGCGTCCGAGCTCCGGGCCGCGTCGGGCGAGATGGTGAAGCGGTCGGTGGCCATGCTGGCGGGGCGCGCCTCCGGCGAGCTCCGCCTGGACTTCGACCCGCTGGACCTCCTGCGGGCGCTGGCGGGCGTCGCCAACATGGGCTCCGGCCCGGACTGGCGGCGGTCGGCCGGGCGCCTCGTCGACGTGCTCATCGCGGGGCTGAGGGCGGATGAGGCCGGCTGAGCCCCCGGC from Aquisphaera giovannonii includes these protein-coding regions:
- a CDS encoding SDR family NAD(P)-dependent oxidoreductase, translated to MAGPFNAESTTDDVLEGVDLGGKRVLVTGVSAGLGVETARALAAHGARVVGTARDLGKARKATAHVLEGAANGGGLELVEMDLASLASVRACADALVADGRPIDVVIANAGTMATPLGHTADGFETQFGTNHLGHFVFVNRIAGLIAPGGRLVNVSSAGHRYGDVDLDDPNFERTPYEPWKAYGRSKTANILFAVEFDRRHRGRGVRATALHPGGIRTELGRHLGGDEALEARLAEINAELAAKGLPPFRWKTIPQGAATSVWAGFVAPAEEVGGRYCEDCHVSAISDGPINPVLGGVRAYALDPERAAALWARSEAMVGERF
- a CDS encoding TetR/AcrR family transcriptional regulator encodes the protein MPAGGGESPGRKPRADAQRNRAHLLDVAKSAFAEKGSAASLDEIARRAGVGIGTLYRHFPTRDALIEAVYRNEVEQLGEAASRLAAECPPVEALRAWLLLFVEYLGTKRGMSEALDSLVGGASELRAASGEMVKRSVAMLAGRASGELRLDFDPLDLLRALAGVANMGSGPDWRRSAGRLVDVLIAGLRADEAG